From a region of the Thiorhodovibrio winogradskyi genome:
- the ppk1 gene encoding polyphosphate kinase 1, translating to MTFTDTTDAQDSVSPRAMEPESNAPHAKESEPGDPEELGTGSLDGDAFDQDTLDGDLALKETEDAPLEPVAASASADEDFAPSTSESKSDTGPAQALPPPEEIDLDDPALYLNRELTWLAFNQRVLHEGQDPRTPLLERVKFLAIVSNNLDEFFMKRIGGLKQQLAAGVHSRTIDGRTPEQQLAECREMIAQIQDDQMRLFNSLIEELTAQDIRLVGISELPEDARQRLREHFRTNIFPMITPLAMDPTHPFPFISNLALNLLVRLRFPGGNETYMARIKVPVSKDVSKRLIQVDDVNTFVTLDDLIANNLDMLFPGMEIESCELFRVTRNAIVEPEAEAANDLLEMIETELRERHFAPIVRLEVQAGMDPVHRGMLAAELGLNEAEDVYEVAGMIAKRDLFELAGLSRPELHDKTHRPGDHPLLANDRRNIFHVIRENGPLLLQHPYESFSTTVERFLSTAAKDPKVLAIKMTLYRTSAGAILDALIEAARNGKQVAVLVELKARFDEAANIGWARRLESEGIHVTYGVMGLKTHSKLIFVVRRDYSQLRRYYHIGTGNYHSGTAKLYTDLGMLGCDEDIAQDLTELFNYLTGYSPPPSYRKILAAPYTLKPGILSRIQREIEHHQRDGGGLIQMKMNALEDSDITRSLYKASRAGVKVDLIVRDTCRFRPGVPGLSETARVVSIVGRFLEHARILYFRNGGEEEYFFGSADMMRRNLEARVEVHAPVENPELRQELRLILDVQLADTRSAWDMQPDGTYVQRQPADENTKGAQELLIQVAEKRLAAAAKHKEKNLRSRLLSHFERRLAAHQG from the coding sequence ATGACTTTCACTGATACCACCGATGCCCAGGATTCCGTCTCCCCACGTGCGATGGAACCCGAATCCAATGCCCCACACGCCAAGGAGTCGGAGCCGGGCGATCCAGAGGAACTCGGCACAGGGTCTCTCGATGGGGACGCCTTTGATCAGGATACCCTTGATGGGGATCTGGCCCTTAAGGAGACCGAGGATGCGCCTCTTGAACCTGTTGCCGCATCCGCATCTGCGGATGAGGATTTCGCCCCATCGACATCTGAATCCAAATCCGACACCGGTCCCGCCCAGGCGCTCCCACCTCCCGAGGAAATCGACCTTGATGACCCGGCACTCTACTTAAACCGGGAGCTGACCTGGCTGGCCTTTAACCAACGGGTACTGCACGAGGGCCAAGACCCGCGCACGCCGCTGCTGGAGCGGGTGAAGTTTCTGGCCATCGTCAGCAACAACCTCGATGAGTTTTTCATGAAGCGCATCGGCGGGCTCAAGCAGCAGCTTGCCGCCGGGGTGCATTCGCGCACCATCGACGGGCGCACGCCAGAGCAACAACTGGCGGAATGCCGCGAGATGATCGCCCAGATTCAGGACGATCAGATGCGGCTATTCAACAGCCTGATCGAAGAGCTGACAGCCCAGGATATTCGCCTGGTTGGCATCAGCGAGCTACCCGAGGATGCGCGCCAACGCCTGCGTGAGCACTTCCGCACCAACATTTTCCCCATGATCACGCCCCTGGCGATGGACCCAACCCATCCTTTCCCCTTCATCTCCAACCTGGCGCTCAACCTGCTGGTGCGACTGCGCTTCCCCGGCGGTAACGAGACCTACATGGCGCGCATCAAGGTACCGGTCAGCAAGGATGTGTCCAAGCGGCTGATTCAGGTCGATGATGTCAATACCTTTGTCACCCTGGATGACTTGATCGCGAACAACCTCGACATGCTCTTTCCCGGCATGGAAATCGAAAGCTGTGAGCTGTTCCGCGTCACCCGCAATGCCATTGTCGAGCCAGAAGCCGAAGCGGCCAACGACCTGCTGGAAATGATCGAGACCGAGCTGCGCGAGCGCCACTTCGCGCCCATTGTGCGTCTGGAAGTACAGGCCGGCATGGACCCTGTGCATCGCGGCATGCTGGCAGCGGAGCTTGGCCTGAACGAGGCAGAAGATGTGTATGAAGTCGCCGGTATGATTGCCAAGCGCGATTTGTTTGAGCTGGCGGGACTGAGTCGGCCCGAACTGCATGACAAAACCCATCGTCCCGGCGATCATCCCTTGCTGGCCAATGACAGGCGCAACATCTTTCATGTCATTCGCGAGAACGGGCCGCTGCTACTGCAGCACCCCTATGAGTCGTTCTCCACCACGGTGGAGCGATTTCTGTCAACGGCCGCCAAGGACCCCAAAGTGCTGGCAATCAAGATGACGCTCTATCGCACCTCGGCCGGCGCCATTCTGGACGCACTCATCGAGGCAGCTCGCAACGGCAAGCAGGTGGCGGTACTGGTGGAACTCAAGGCGCGCTTCGATGAGGCGGCCAACATCGGCTGGGCGCGCCGACTGGAGTCAGAGGGGATTCACGTCACCTATGGAGTGATGGGCCTGAAAACCCACAGCAAGCTAATTTTCGTGGTGCGACGGGATTACTCGCAACTACGCCGTTACTATCACATCGGCACCGGGAATTATCATTCCGGCACCGCCAAGCTCTATACCGACCTTGGCATGCTCGGCTGCGACGAAGACATCGCCCAGGATCTCACCGAACTGTTTAATTATTTGACCGGCTATTCCCCACCGCCAAGTTACCGGAAAATTCTCGCCGCGCCCTACACCCTCAAACCGGGCATCCTCAGCCGCATTCAGCGCGAGATTGAGCATCACCAGCGCGACGGCGGCGGGCTCATTCAGATGAAAATGAATGCGCTCGAGGACTCGGATATTACCCGCTCACTCTACAAAGCCAGTCGCGCTGGCGTAAAGGTGGATCTCATTGTGCGCGACACCTGCCGCTTTCGCCCAGGCGTGCCGGGTCTGTCTGAGACCGCAAGGGTGGTCAGCATCGTAGGGCGCTTTTTGGAGCATGCACGGATACTGTACTTCCGCAATGGTGGAGAAGAGGAGTATTTCTTTGGGTCAGCCGACATGATGCGGCGCAATCTGGAAGCGCGGGTGGAAGTTCATGCTCCGGTCGAAAACCCGGAATTACGCCAAGAGCTGCGACTCATTCTCGACGTGCAACTCGCCGACACCCGCTCGGCCTGGGACATGCAGCCGGACGGCACCTACGTGCAGCGACAACCGGCCGATGAAAATACCAAGGGCGCGCAGGAGCTGCTCATTCAAGTAGCCGAAAAGCGCCTGGCCGCGGCGGCCAAGCACAAGGAAAAAAACCTGCGCTCGCGGCTGCTCAGCCATTTCGAGCGCCGACTGGCGGCGCACCAGGGATAG